Part of the Qipengyuania sp. SS22 genome, AATCGAAGCTCGTCGGCGGCTCCATCGCCACCAGTGCGAGCAATTGCAGCATGTGGTTCTGCACCATGTCGCGCAAGGCGCCGCTGTCGTCGTAATAGGCGACCCGCGATTCCAGCCCGATCGTCTCGGCAACGGTGATCTGGACGTGATCGATATAGGTGGCGTTCCAGACCGGCTCGAACAGCAGATTGGCGAACCGCAGCGCGAGCAGGTTCTGCACCGTCTCCTTACCGAGGTAGTGATCGATGCGGAAAATGCGGTCTTCGCTGAACGCCTTGGCGACCGCATTGTTGATTTCCTCGCTGCTGGCGAGATCGGTGCCGAGCGGCTTTTCCAGCCCGATACGGACATTGCCTTCGGTCAGCCCGGCATGGACGAGCCCGTCAATGGTCGGTTCGAACAGGCTGGGCGCGGTCGACAGAAAGATCGCCAGACCCTTGTCATAGGTGCCGACTTCCTTGGCGAGCTCGTCATAGCCGTCGAGCGTCGTGGCATCGACGGGTACGTAGCTGAGCCGGCCGAGAAAGCTGTCAACGCCGCTCCGCCGGTGGTCGGGAAGGTTCTTTTCGAGAGCAGTGCGCGCCCAATCGCGATATTCCTGTGATGTCATTTCCGAGCGGGCGGTGCCGACGATTTTGAGATCCGGCTCGAGCAGACCGTCGGCATCCAGTGCGCACAGCGAGGGCAACAGCATGCGCTGCGCCAGGTCTCCGGTCGCGCCGAAGAGCAGCAGGCGGTCGGCGTTCACACTCATGCGTGGGGCCAGGCAATCATCGGTTGGTCACTCCTGGTCGATGCGGTTACCAGCGCCAACTCATGCACACCAGCCGCCTGCATTCCTATTCTTTCTTCACGCTGACCGCGCTGGACCGAAAGTCATTGGGACCGAAACTGGTGAGGAAACTGACATCGGCGGCGTCGCGGCCAATCCCGATTTTCACGGTTTCAGCGGGGTCGGCCATGTCGGTCGCGTCGACGAGTTGCCAGGTTCCCCCGTCAGCGCGGTTCGGGTCGGCCAGGAAGACCTCGGCAATGGCGTGGAAATCGGGGGGCTGCACGCCTGGGGCATAGCACGCAACATACCGCGCGGGGATGGTGCTGGCGCGCGCCAGCGTCACCAGCACATGCGCATAGTCGCGGCAGATGCCCTTGCGCGAGATGAAGGTCTCTGCGGCCCCGGTCTCGGTGGTCGAGCTGCCCGGCGTGTAGCTGAAGTGCTCGGCGATCCAGTCACGGATCGCGGCCACCCGGGCACCGCCGGTGGTGCCCGCAAACTGCGCTTCGACGAAGGACTGGAAATCGTCGGCCGGACAATAGCGGCTGTCGAAGAGGTATTCGACTGCTTCGCCGGGCAGTTCGTGCGGGGCGAGGGCGGTCATGTTCTCCAGTGTGTCGAGGTGGCGGTTGAGTTCCACCTGCGCACGGTAGTCGACTTCGAACTCACCCTCGGCGCGGATCCAGATCCGTTCGCCAATGTGGTCGCGCGCGGGGACGCGGGCACAATGTTCGCTGTCCCCCAGCCGTGTCTCGCTCGACAGGATCGTCTGTTCGGGGATGGCAGCCACCTCGAATTGCAGCAGCACATCGGTGGGTGCGGGGAGGTGGAAAGCGAAGCGGGTTTCGATGGAGATCGGCATATGAGGGGTCAACGCCGCAGTCGGAGGTTCGTTTCGCATCGGCGAAACGAAAAAGGGCCCCGTAAACGGGGCCCTTTGAAACACTTAAGTTATGAAATTCAGCCGTCGAACAGCCATTCCCAAATATTCCACATGGTCGTACCTCCTGATTGCTCAAGAGTTATATTTCATTAACCATGTCTGTTTGTAAAGTCTAAACCATGTTTGCGATGGCCCTGTCTGACGTAAAGTCTTGATATTCCAAAAGATTGGATAATGAGAGAGGCCGAGAAAACGCGAAACCCTGCACCTGCTGGCACCCGACATGCTCGAGCAAGGCGATGTCCTGCGGGTTCTCGAGGCCCTCTGCCACCACGGTGATTCGCGCTTCGCGACCCATTGCCGCAATGCTCGATACGATGGCTCTAGCCTTCGGGTCCTTGGCGATATTGGTAATGAAGAGCCGGTCGATCTTGATCTCGTCGAACGGCAATTCATAGAACGCTTCGTAGCTGGCCGCACCGACGCCGAAATCGTCCATGGCAATGCGCACGCCGATCGAACGCAGCTCCTGCAGAATGCTCGAAGCGACATTGTGATCGGAGATGCGCGCCGTTTCGGTAATCTCGAGCGTCAGATACTGGGGATCGAAACGCGTCGCCTGCAACACGTTGCGCACCAGTCCAACCACGCGCATGTCGCCCAGCAGGGTGGCCGAGATGTTGACCGACATGGAAATGGTCCGGCCGCGGAAATGCAGGAGCTGACCAGCGGAGCATGCGCTTTGCAGGACGTAGCGGGTCAAGTGCTCCATCCGCCCGGCCTTTTCGCACTGCTGGATAAAGTGCAGCGGCGAAATGAAGCCACGGGCCGGATCATGCCAGCGCACCAGCGCTTCGACACCGACCATGGATTTCGACGCGAGGTCGATCTTGGGCTGGTAGACGCAATAGATTTCGCCCGCTTCCATCGCCTCGTCGATCCGTGCGCGGAGCGAGATGTCCCACAGGAGATCGGTTTCGGAGCCCGTTTCGGCAATCGCGATCGGATTATGGGCTTCGGACGTTTCCTCCGCCGCCGCGACGGCAGCAGCCAGACGCCCGGGCGGATCGCCCTCGATCGATGCAACCCCGAAGGTAATGCCCACATCGACCGAAAAACCGCCCACCTGGACCGGGGCGGCAAAGATCGCCCGCAGTCCTTCGAGATGCTCCACGACCGCATCGGTCTCGTCGCTCGCAACGTGCCAGCCGAGGTTATGTCCCTCGCTGTAAACCGCGAGATTTGGGTCGGCGGCCCGCAGCCGGTCGACGAGTTTGAGGACATAGCTGCCCTTGTCGTCCGCCCGTAGCGTTTTCAGAACGCGTTCGTAATTCTGGATCTTGGCGATGACGATGTGACCGTTGCCGATCGAATCGCGCACCAGCCGGGCCTCGAGTGCGCGCAGCTTCGGCAGCCCGGTCTCCGGGTTGACCATCTCGACCCGCCGCTTCCAGCGCATGCGCGAGCGGAAGGCTGCATAAACCACCAGGAACCCGAGAGCATAGGAGAGTTCGACGCGGACGCCGATCTTTGCCGAGGCGAACAGGAGGACGGGCGCGAGGAGGGCGATCCCCGAATACGCAATCCAGCGATGCTTCCTCGGCCGACATACCAACAAGGCGATCAGCAACAGGGATGCGAACAGCGACAGAACCATAGGTCCACGAAGGTTGCCAGTGTAGCCCGCTTTCAGCGACTCCCCGGCATAGATATCGACATAGCTCGCCGCTGCGTCGATCTTGCGCGGCATGGCTTGTTGGCTTCCAGTTACCCGCCCGCTGTGACCGACCACCACGGTTTTGCCGGTTAATTCGACCGGGATGTCGGCACCCTCGGTGCCGCTTTTCGACAGGGTAGCGATGGACAGGACGGGAATGCGATCGGGAGCGAAGCCATAATCGACCGAGAAGGTGGCCTTGGGCCTGGCTTCCACGCCGGCAATCGCTGCGCCGAACGACCGGACTGGTTTGCCGTTGACGTCGTAGGCGTAGTGAAGCTCCCACGCAAAACCCAGCCAGTTGCGGTCGGTCTGGTCGGACACGACATGCGCTGCGGTACCGCCAATCGCCGGTGAGGTCGTGCGGAGAAATTCGTCTACGCCGGTTTCCTCGACGACGCGGTCAACCAACGTGATGCGCGGCCCGAGGTCGGCGATGGCGCGCGCAAGGCGCTTATCGGCGTCTGGATCCGCCGATTCCGCGAATGAAACGTCGAGGAAGACTTTCCCCACGCCCCGCCGGTCGAGCTCGTCCAATGCGGCGGCAACTTCATAGCGCTTCTCGGGAGCGTCGGGATCGTTCAGCGCCTCGTCGGAGGCGACGAAGACCACATCGCCCGTCGGGCTGCGGTCAGCGGCGCGCGATTGAACCAGCCAGAGGAACTGGTCGATCGGCTGGAACAGGAAAACGGCATACATCGCCAGACTGATCAGCCCTGCCCACAATACGTGGCGCAGACGCTCGATCAGCCGTCCGCGGAACAGCAGACGGCCATGGGTCATGATTGGCCCGGCAAGGTTCGAGATGCGTTTGTCACCCATCGAACGCCCTTATGGCGCCCTTAAGTTTAAGAAAGTTTTGATGGTGCGGGCGCGAATCCCTCGTAACCCAACCGGGCTGCGGGTTTCGAAGGTAAATTCCGGTTTAGGAACTGGGGTGAAGGGAATTCACGTTTACCGCCGGCCTCATTGCCGCGCAGGCGAGATTAGCTGTTTTATAACAACGTGTTGTGCTCACGCATACTGCGTGACTTTACGAAGTTAACGGCCCATTGAGGGCTTACTAGGCTACCACCCCGAACAGATCGTGGGCATCGCTGTCCTCAATTGAGACAGTTACGATATCGCCCTGGGTCAGGCCCTGCGGCACGTTCCGTAGGTACACGGCGCCATCGATTTCGGGTGCATCGGCCTCGCTGCGACCGGTCGCGCCGATATCGCCATCCTCGTCGGGTTCGCCCACTTCGTCGATGATGACCGGGATGGTCCTGCCGACCTTGGCGGCAAGCTTGGCGGCGCTGATCCGCTCGGTGACTTCCATCACGCGGGCGTAGCGTTCTTCCTTGATTTCTTCAGGTACCGGATCGGGCAGGGTGTTGGCCCGCGCGCCATCGACCGGTTCGAACCGGAACGCGCCGACGCGGTCGAGCTGGGCTTCTTCGAGCCAGTCGAGCAGATATTTGAAATCGTCCTCGGTCTCGCCGGGGAAGCCGACCACGAAGCTGGAGCGGATCGCGATGTCGGGGCAGATTTCGCGCCAGCCCTTCAGCCGCTCGAGTACCTTGGCTTCGTTTGCGGGGCGCCGCATCGCGCGCAGCACCTTGGGGCTGGCGTGCTGGAACGGGATGTCGAGATAGGGCGTCAGCAGCCCCTCCGCCATCAGCGGTATCACCGCATCGACATGCGGATAGGGATAGACATAATGCAGCCGGACCCAGGGCGGTGTGCCGCCGCCGATATCGAGCTGGCCTAGCTCGCGTGCGAGGTCGGTCATATGTGCGCGGACGGGTTCGCCCTTCCACAGGCGTTCCTCGTGACGCGTATCGACACCGTAGGCGCTGGTGTCCTGACTGATGACCAGCAGTTCCTTCGTGCCCGCGGCAACCAGTTTTTCGGCTTCGCGCAGCACGGCGTCGATCCGGCGGCTGGCGAGTTTGCCGCGCAGGTCGGGAATGATGCAGAAGGCGCAGGAGTGGTTGCAGCCCTCCGAAATCTTCAGGTAGCTGTAGTGGCGCGGGGTCAGCTTGATGTCGGGCTGCGGGATCAGATCGACATAGGGCCCCTGGCTGGGCGGAGCATGCGTGTGCACCGCGTCGACCACCTGTTCGTACTGATGCGCGCCGGTCACTGCCAGCACCTGTGGATGCGCGGCGCGAATTGCATCGGCCTCTTCGCCCATGCAGCCGGTCACGATGACGCGGCCGTTTTCCGAAATCGCCTCGCCGATCGCCTGCAGGCTTTCTTCCTTGGCGGAATCGAGGAAGCCGCAGGTGTTCACCAGCACCACGTCGGCGCCGGCATAATCGGGGCTCATCGCATAGCCATCGGCGCGCAGCCGTGTGAGGATGCGCTCGCTGTCAACCAGCGCTTTGGGACAGCCGAGGGATACCATGCCGACCTTCTTCTGGTCGGGGATTGCGGTGGTGGTCGTGCTCATGATTGCGCGCGCCCCTACACCCGTGCGCCGAATTAGGCTAGCTTCCTGCGCATCGAGAGACATGGGGAGGATGGGATATGGCCGAAATCAATTGGTTGGCGGTGCTGCTGGGGGCGCTGGCGTTCTTCCTGGTCGGTGCGATCTGGTATGGCGTGCTGTTTTCGAAGGCCTGGCAGAAGGCTGCGGGAATGAGCGACGAGAAAATCCAGAGCGGCGATATGGCGCTGATTTTCGGACTGACCTTTCTGGCCGAGCTCGTGATTTCGCTGACGCTGTGGCACGGGATCGCGCGCAGCGGCGCAAGCGATCGGGCGGTGATGATGATGGCGGTCGGCTTCGGTGCCACGATCATGGTGCCCGCGATCGGGATCAATTATCTCTATCTGCGCAAGACTTTCGCGCATTTCCTGATCGATGCGGGCCATTTCATCTTCGGCATGGCGGCGATGGGCGGGGTCTTCCTGCTCTTCCGCTAGCGTCTAGCTATTATCCAGATCATCGCGGTCGTGTCCGTCGCCCCGGGTCTCGCCATTGGGGGTCGGGATGATTTCAACCACGATGTCGCCCGCGAGCAGGCTCTGGCATTCTTCTTCCCAGAAGCCGAGCGCCTGTCCGTTGCGATAGACGCGCAGCCCGCGCCCGCCGGTGGTCAGTTCGCCGATGGTCTTGCCGCATTCCTCTTCCGTCACCTCGCGTTCGACCAGTTGGACGCGGCCTGAAACGCTCGCGAGATCGGCAAGGTAATCGGCAATATGTTCGCCCTTGGCGCTTCCGGCCAGCAGCAGGCCGGTAAAGCGCACCGGGTTGATGACATTGTTCGCGCCTGCCTGCCGGGCGAGCGATTCGTTGTCGTCCGCGCGAACCACCGCGCTGATCGGCACATGCGGTGCCAGCGCGCGCACGGTGAGCGTGATCAGGATCGTGGTGTCGTCGCGCCCGGCCGAAACCAGCACATTCTGGGCCTCGCGGATGCGTACCGCCTTCAGCGTCTGGTCGCGCGTGGCATCGGCGGCCATTACATTGCAGCCGAGCGCTTCGGCTTCGTGCAGCCGGTCCTCGCTCGGGTCGATTACCACGATGCAGCTGGGATCGGTGCCGCGTTCGATCAGTTCACCCACTGCCTCGGAGCCGGAGATGCCGTAACCGAGCACGACGATATGGTTCGAGAGCTGTTCCTGGATGCGGGCCATGCGCCATTTCTCCCAGCTGCGCTTGATAAGGAAATTGTAGGCGGTGCCCACGAAGATGAAGAACACCGCAAAGCGGATCGGGGTAACGATGACTGCCTCGACCAGCCTTGCACGGTCCGAAATTGGTGCGATGTCGCCGAACCCGGTGGTGGTGATCGAGATCATGGTGAAATAGACGACGTCGAGGAAGCTTACCTCGCCATCGAGATTGTCGACCAGTCCCTCGCGGTCCCACCAATGGACCAGCACCACGACGAAAATCAGGAACAGCGCCGCGCCAAGCCGGATCCCCAGATCGCCCCAGACGGGCAGCTTCAACGCACGGCGAAGGGGCTGGAAACTGGGCCCTCGATAGGTCCGCACCCGCGTGCTTGCGGCGATCCGGTCGACCTTTTTCTCGCTGCTCATGCGCCGCTTAGGTGCGCGCGGAAGGCCGCAGGGTCAATAGCATAGCCTCCGCTCAACCCTCGTAGCGCGCCGCTAGCGCGCCCAGCGACGAATGATGCGTCAGGTCGAGCTGGAGCGGGGTAACCGAGATATAGCCGTCGTCGATCGCTTCGAGGTCGGTGCCGTGGTCCAGCGTATGCTCGATCGCCTCAAGCCCGAACCAGTAGTACTGGAACCCGCGCGGATCGCGTCCCTCGACCACCGTGCCGCGCGAATAGTCATGAAATCCCTGCCGCACCGCGCGGATGCCCTTGACCGCATCGGGTGCGATCGGGGGGAAATTGACATTGACCAGCGTCCGCTTGGGTAGGGGGGTATCGAGCAGCGGGCCGAGCACTCGCGCGCCCCATTCGATCGCGGGAGTAAAAAGCCCGTCTTTCCCGTTCGGCCCGTCCTTGGCGTAGACCTGGCTGAACGCGATCGAGCGCACGCCTGCCAGCGCGCCTTCGATCGCGGCGGAGACAGTGCCCGAATAGGTGATGTCGTCGGCCAGATTGGCGCCGCGGTTGACGCCCGAGAGGATCACGTCGGGCGGTCCGTCCATGACCTTGCGCAGGCCCATGGTCACTGCATCGGTCGGCGTGCCGGTGACAGAGAAGCGGCGCTCGCCATGCTTGCGCAGGCGCACCGGGCGGGTGAGCGTGAGCGCGTGGCCCATGCCCGACTGTTCCTCGTCGGGCGCGCAGATCCAGATGTCGTCGGAGAACTGGCGCGCGATGCCTTCGAGCACATCGATGCCCGGCGCGTGGATGCCATCGTCATTGGTCAGCAGGATACGCATCAGGACCTCGGCTCCAGTCGGGTTACGCCGCCCATATAGGGGGCAAGCACTTGCGGGACGTCGACGCTGCCGTCGGCATTCTGGTAGTTTTCCATCACCGCCACCAGCGTGCGTCCGACTGCGAGGCCCGAGCCGTTGAGCGTGTGGACGAAGGCGGTCTTCTTCTCGCCTTCTGGGCGATAGCGCGCGTTCATCCGGCGCGCCTGGAAATCGCCGGTGTTCGAGCAGGACGATATCTCGCGATAGGCGTCCTGCCCGGGCAGCCAGACTTCGAGGTCGTAGGTCTTGCGTGCGCCGAAACCCATGTCGCCGGTGCACAGCAGCATGCGGCGGTAGGGCAGCTCCAGCGCTTCGAGGATACCCTCGGCGCACTTGGTCATACGCTCATGCTCCGCCTCGCTGTCTTGGGGGCGGCAGATGCTGACGAGCTCGACCTTTTCGAACTGGTGCTGGCGGATAAAGCCGCGCGTGTCGCGGCCCGCCGAGCCCGCCTCGGAGCGGAAGCACAACGTATGCGCGGTCAGGCGGATCGGCTGCGCGAGACCGGGCAGGATGTCGCCTGCGACCGAATAGGTCAGCGGAACTTCCGAGGTCGGGACGAGCCAGCGGTCGTCGGTCGTGCGGAAGCTGTCCTCGGCGAACTTGGGCAGCTTGTCGGTTCCATACATCGCGGCGTCGTTGACCAGCACCGGTGGGAGGCATTCGGTATAGCCGTTTTCACGCGTCTGCTTGTCGAGCATGAACTGCGCCAGCGCGCGGTGGAGCCGCGCCATGTCGCCGCGCAGGAAGGTGAACCGCGCCCCCGACAACTTGGCGCCGGTTTCGAAATCCATTCCCAGCGCCGGGCCGAAGTCGGCATGCTCCTGGGGCGTAAAATCGAACGTGGGCTTCGTGCCCCATTGCGCCACTTCGACATTGTCGTCCTCGTCTGCGCCCTGCGGCACATCCTCGGCCGGAAGATTGGGCAGGATCGCGAGCAGCCGGTCCAGCTCGGCTGCCGCAGCGCGTTCTCTCTCTTCCCATTCGGGCATCGAGTCCTTGATCTCGGCGACTTCGGCCTTGAGCGCTTCGGCCTTGTCCTTATCGCCCTGGCCCATCGCCTGGCCGATTGCTTTCGACGCCTCGTTGCGGCGGCTCTGCGCCTGCTGGACCTTGGTCGTCGCCTCGCGCTTCTGCGCGTCGAGCGCGACGATGCGGTCGGCTACCGGTTCGGCCCCGCGGCGGGCGAGGGCGGCGTCGAATTCCTGCGGATTGCTGCGGATATAAGCGATGTCGTGCATGGGTCGGGCCTATGCCTTTTCGCTTCCCGCTTGGCCAGTCACTTCACGTAGGGCGAGCTTGTCCTTTCGTGGGCACCGCATTAGGCCCCGAACGTTCAGGGGCACATCCGCGAGCTTGAAAGGCCAGCCAGCTTGAACGACCAGCCGATCCAGCCGCCGCGCCGCACGCGCTTTATCGATCTTGCGGACGGGGTGATCCGGGGCGGACGCAAGCTGGGGCTGATGGACCCGGCGCGGCTGGAAAAGGACTTCCTGCTGGAAGAGGCCGTACAGGCCACCGGTCTCGACGATTTCGGCGATCGCTGGTTCGAGCGTCCGTTGGAGGTTCTGCTCGACAGCGTGAAGCGCGAAGCCCAGCTCAATGCGGCGGGTGATTTTTCCGCCATGAAGATGTTCCACCACGTGCTGCGCGACCGGCTATACACGCAGATGTGGTTCAAGCGGCACCCGGAAATCCTCGCCCGACCGCTCAGGAACCCGGTGGTTATCGTCGGCCCGATGCGGTCGGGCACCACCCGGCTCCACCGCCTGCTCGCAGCCGACCAGCGCTTTGCCCATCTGCGCAGCTTCGAAACCATCAGCCCGGTGCCCCGGCCCGAGTTCGAGCAGGTGCTGGCGGGCGAGGCGGAGGACTTCCGGCCAAAGCTCGCTGCGCGTATCCTCAAGGTCGCGCGATTGGCCAACCCGCGCACGCTGTCGATCCATCCGACCGGCCCCTACGAACCGGAGGAGGAACTCGGCCTCGTGGCCGCCTCGATGTACGGCATGAAGTGGGAAGCGCAGTGGAAGGTACCTTCCTATGCCGCATGGTGCCACGAGGAGAACGCGGTGCCCGCTTACCGGCACATGGCGAACTTGCTGCGTCTGATCGGCTGGTCCCAGCAGGAAAGCTCGCTACGGCCGTGGATCCTCAAGACGCCGCAGCACATGCTCGATCTGCCCGCGCTGCTCGAGGTCTTCCCCGACGCGCGGCTGATCTTCACTCACCGCGATCCCAAGCAGGTGGTCGGTAGCGCGGCCTCGCTCGCGTGGAACCAGACGATCATCTATTCGGATCACAACGATCCGGCGCAGACCGGGCAGGAATGGCTGGGCAAGACCGCGACCATGATCGCCCGGATGCGCGCCGCGCGCGACGCAATTCCGCGCGAGCGGATGATCGATGTCCAGTACGAGGACATGGAAACCGATTGGCGCGGCACGATGGAGCGGGTTTACCACTTCCTCGGACTCGACATGGAGCCGGCGGTCGCGGGGATGGAAGACTATCTCGACCGCTCGGCCCGGCTCAAACGGCGCCCGCATCGCTACAGCCTCGAGGAATTCGGGCTGGGCGAGGGTGAGGTGGATGCGCTGTTCGCGGACTATACCGAGACATACGGCATTCCGGTGGGCGATGCTCCGGCGTTACCCCGCATGCGATTGGCCGAATAGGCATGCAAAAGGGGCGGGAAGCGAACTTCCCGCCCCTTTGCCAATTCCAGTCGATCAGTAGCTGAAGGTGACCGTGGCGAAGACCTGCCGCGGATTGCCGTAGAACGCCGTCAGCGTACCCTCGGGCCCGAGCGTCGGGACGGGGAAACCATTGGCACCGTTGACGATGTCGCCAGTGATCGGGTCGGTGGCAACGAAGGTGTAGCCGCTGGTCTTGTATTCCTTGTCGAGCAGGTTCTTCCCGTACAGCCCCACGCTCCAGCTATCGTCGGGCGCGCTATAGACCACGCTCACATCGAGCAGCGCATAGCCGCCCTGGTCGAGATAGGGGTTGGGGATCTCGAACTGGCTGGTCTTGCTGCGATAGGACAGCGTCGTTCCCAGATAGAGATCGCCTGCGCCAACCGGCGTATCGTAGCTGGCAGTGATGCTGCCGGTCAGCTCGGGCGTGTTCTGGACCACGCGGAACGCTGCCACATCGGTCGGCGTGCTGCCGATATTGGTGATGTATTCGTCGTATTGCGCGTCGATATAGCCGAGCGATCCAGCAAGGCCGAAGCCCCCGCCGAAGCGGGCATTGGCTTCCAGTTCGACCCCCTTGAAGGTCGCCTTGCCGGCGTTCGATACGACGCCGCAGAAGCTGGGCAATCCGCCCACTTCACAGGCGACGGAACCCGGTATCTGCACATCGGTGTAGTCCGCATAGAAGGCTGCGGCGGCGATGTTGAGGATGCCGATATTGCCCTTGTACCCGATTTCGTAGCTATCGACCTCTTCGGGTGCGAAGCTGAGGAACGCGGCCACTTCGGCATCGGTCGGCGCCCCCGGCGTGGCTGCCGGCGCGTTGGTTCCGACCCCGCGCGGGTCGAAGCCGCCGCCCTTGAAGCCCTTCGAATAGCTGGCGTAGATATTGTGATCGGGCGTCGGCATGAAGCTCAGCGAGGCACGCGGCGTGAACTTCTTGAACTCGCGGCTGCCGTTGAAATCGGTGCTTGGGGCCCCGAAGGGTATGCCTGCGCCGCCGAACTCGGGCGACCCGCCGCCAAGATAGTTCTGGCGGAGGATTTCCGCGCTGCGTTCGTCCCAGGTATAGCGTCCGCCGACCGACAGGCTGAACTGGTCGGTCAGATCATAGGTGAAGTCGCCGAAGATGGCGAAAGTCTCGGTATCGACATTCGCCTGGGTGAAAGCGGTCAGCCCGGCGAAGGTGGTGAAGATACGCACATCGAACAGCGTGTCCGCCTTGGCATCGAGGTAGTAGAAGCCGAGCAGTCCGGCGAACGGTCCGTCATTGTCCCACAGAAGCTGGAATTCCTGGCTGATCTGTTCGTTGAGATAGGCGCCGGGCACGTCGAGATCGACTGCGGGGAGCGCATCGAAATCGATCGGCGAATAGCTGTCATCCTTGCGCCAGGCGGAAATCGACCGCAGCGTCAGCGCGTCGCTCAGCTCGATTTCGGCATGCATCGCCAGGCCGTAGGATTCGACCTCTTGCTCGGGATCGTTGAGCGCCCCGCGCGTGTCGAAGACATTGTCGAGCACGGGCGCGCCCGACACCAGCCCGGGGATGAGCCGGTGGCCGCCGCGCGGATCGCTGCTGTCCTTGGTATAGTCCCCCTGGATCCGGATGAAGCCGGGCTCGCCGTAGCCGCCGACCTCAAGGCTCATCCGGCCACCCCAGATATCCTTGTTATAGTTTTCCAGACCGGTGGTGAGGTTGTCGCCGAACCCACCGCGCGACAGCCGCGCGACCGATCCGCCGACGCGGACCAGATCACTGATCGGCGCCGAAGCGGTGATCACGCCTTCGGCCTGGTCGTCGGTGCCGTAAGTCGCGCGCACTTCGATCGAGGGATCGAGCGGCAGGCGCCGCGTGACGTATTTGACCGCGCCGCCGATCGTGTTGCGACCATAGAGCGTGCCCTGCGGGCCGCGCAGGACTTCGATGCGCTCGACATCATAGATATCCAGCACGGCGGCCTGCGGGCGGTTGAGATAGACATCGTCGAGATAGATGCCGACGCCCTGTTCGAAGCCCGAAACGGGGTCCTGCTGGCCGATCCCGCGGATAAAGGCCGACAGCGTCGAATTGGTCGCACGACTGGCTTCTAGCGTGACGTTGGGCACGCTCTGGCCGACATCGGTGATGTCCAGCGCGCCGCGCCGCGAAAGCTCTTCGCCGCTGATTGCGGTAACGGCCACCGGCACGTCGATCAGCCGCTCTTCGCGGCGGCGGGCGGTGACGATGATGACATTGTCGTCGGCGGCAGGTGCAGCCTCGGCAATCTGGTCATCGGCCACTTGGGCAGATGCAGGGGCGGCGGCAA contains:
- a CDS encoding DUF1761 domain-containing protein, with product MAEINWLAVLLGALAFFLVGAIWYGVLFSKAWQKAAGMSDEKIQSGDMALIFGLTFLAELVISLTLWHGIARSGASDRAVMMMAVGFGATIMVPAIGINYLYLRKTFAHFLIDAGHFIFGMAAMGGVFLLFR
- the zwf gene encoding glucose-6-phosphate dehydrogenase, with protein sequence MSVNADRLLLFGATGDLAQRMLLPSLCALDADGLLEPDLKIVGTARSEMTSQEYRDWARTALEKNLPDHRRSGVDSFLGRLSYVPVDATTLDGYDELAKEVGTYDKGLAIFLSTAPSLFEPTIDGLVHAGLTEGNVRIGLEKPLGTDLASSEEINNAVAKAFSEDRIFRIDHYLGKETVQNLLALRFANLLFEPVWNATYIDHVQITVAETIGLESRVAYYDDSGALRDMVQNHMLQLLALVAMEPPTSFDSTAVRDEKVKVLRALRPIAKGETVTGQYRAGAVDGAAVPGYDEELGKPSDTETFVALKAHVDNWRWKGVPFYLRTGKRLPERVTEIVIQFRCIPHSIFEGRGASTKPNRLVIGIQPEENVQLSMMAKVPGLDREGIRLRQVPLDIAMPDAFSGTVRRIAYERLLLDLIEGDQTLFVRRDEVEAQWEWIDAIRALWDREEITPKPYGAGSWGPSAAIALAERDGVTWHDE
- the rimO gene encoding 30S ribosomal protein S12 methylthiotransferase RimO, with the protein product MSTTTTAIPDQKKVGMVSLGCPKALVDSERILTRLRADGYAMSPDYAGADVVLVNTCGFLDSAKEESLQAIGEAISENGRVIVTGCMGEEADAIRAAHPQVLAVTGAHQYEQVVDAVHTHAPPSQGPYVDLIPQPDIKLTPRHYSYLKISEGCNHSCAFCIIPDLRGKLASRRIDAVLREAEKLVAAGTKELLVISQDTSAYGVDTRHEERLWKGEPVRAHMTDLARELGQLDIGGGTPPWVRLHYVYPYPHVDAVIPLMAEGLLTPYLDIPFQHASPKVLRAMRRPANEAKVLERLKGWREICPDIAIRSSFVVGFPGETEDDFKYLLDWLEEAQLDRVGAFRFEPVDGARANTLPDPVPEEIKEERYARVMEVTERISAAKLAAKVGRTIPVIIDEVGEPDEDGDIGATGRSEADAPEIDGAVYLRNVPQGLTQGDIVTVSIEDSDAHDLFGVVA
- a CDS encoding EAL domain-containing protein gives rise to the protein MGDKRISNLAGPIMTHGRLLFRGRLIERLRHVLWAGLISLAMYAVFLFQPIDQFLWLVQSRAADRSPTGDVVFVASDEALNDPDAPEKRYEVAAALDELDRRGVGKVFLDVSFAESADPDADKRLARAIADLGPRITLVDRVVEETGVDEFLRTTSPAIGGTAAHVVSDQTDRNWLGFAWELHYAYDVNGKPVRSFGAAIAGVEARPKATFSVDYGFAPDRIPVLSIATLSKSGTEGADIPVELTGKTVVVGHSGRVTGSQQAMPRKIDAAASYVDIYAGESLKAGYTGNLRGPMVLSLFASLLLIALLVCRPRKHRWIAYSGIALLAPVLLFASAKIGVRVELSYALGFLVVYAAFRSRMRWKRRVEMVNPETGLPKLRALEARLVRDSIGNGHIVIAKIQNYERVLKTLRADDKGSYVLKLVDRLRAADPNLAVYSEGHNLGWHVASDETDAVVEHLEGLRAIFAAPVQVGGFSVDVGITFGVASIEGDPPGRLAAAVAAAEETSEAHNPIAIAETGSETDLLWDISLRARIDEAMEAGEIYCVYQPKIDLASKSMVGVEALVRWHDPARGFISPLHFIQQCEKAGRMEHLTRYVLQSACSAGQLLHFRGRTISMSVNISATLLGDMRVVGLVRNVLQATRFDPQYLTLEITETARISDHNVASSILQELRSIGVRIAMDDFGVGAASYEAFYELPFDEIKIDRLFITNIAKDPKARAIVSSIAAMGREARITVVAEGLENPQDIALLEHVGCQQVQGFAFSRPLSLSNLLEYQDFTSDRAIANMV
- a CDS encoding transglutaminase-like domain-containing protein translates to MPISIETRFAFHLPAPTDVLLQFEVAAIPEQTILSSETRLGDSEHCARVPARDHIGERIWIRAEGEFEVDYRAQVELNRHLDTLENMTALAPHELPGEAVEYLFDSRYCPADDFQSFVEAQFAGTTGGARVAAIRDWIAEHFSYTPGSSTTETGAAETFISRKGICRDYAHVLVTLARASTIPARYVACYAPGVQPPDFHAIAEVFLADPNRADGGTWQLVDATDMADPAETVKIGIGRDAADVSFLTSFGPNDFRSSAVSVKKE
- a CDS encoding potassium channel family protein — its product is MSSEKKVDRIAASTRVRTYRGPSFQPLRRALKLPVWGDLGIRLGAALFLIFVVVLVHWWDREGLVDNLDGEVSFLDVVYFTMISITTTGFGDIAPISDRARLVEAVIVTPIRFAVFFIFVGTAYNFLIKRSWEKWRMARIQEQLSNHIVVLGYGISGSEAVGELIERGTDPSCIVVIDPSEDRLHEAEALGCNVMAADATRDQTLKAVRIREAQNVLVSAGRDDTTILITLTVRALAPHVPISAVVRADDNESLARQAGANNVINPVRFTGLLLAGSAKGEHIADYLADLASVSGRVQLVEREVTEEECGKTIGELTTGGRGLRVYRNGQALGFWEEECQSLLAGDIVVEIIPTPNGETRGDGHDRDDLDNS